From Paenibacillus physcomitrellae, the proteins below share one genomic window:
- the yycI gene encoding two-component system regulatory protein YycI, with protein sequence MDWSRAKNVLIYAFLLLNLVLGYQLWTDLREQADESPDLTSLAGNVQRAMDTKNIKVAAAIPTETPELPKINYRFADMDGEKPRMLDKTVYSKLIFSPDELVTGLKDSIPDIGNYRYDPVEDGEGKFVMHPLVEGKYPLFRVDLVLYYSEQRIVSYTEQRIEISSIGEEEGQRVLSASKALGNLVENYLPNDSVVKSIELGYYGELFNSDAQVAAPAWRFVLESGEVFYVQGISGDVISAGSDKTKE encoded by the coding sequence TTGGATTGGAGCCGGGCGAAAAATGTGCTGATCTACGCGTTTTTACTGCTGAACCTGGTGCTGGGTTATCAGCTTTGGACCGATTTGCGCGAGCAGGCGGACGAAAGTCCGGATCTGACCTCCCTGGCTGGCAATGTGCAGAGGGCGATGGACACGAAGAACATCAAGGTGGCCGCGGCGATTCCGACGGAAACGCCGGAGCTGCCGAAGATCAATTACCGCTTTGCCGATATGGACGGCGAAAAGCCGAGGATGCTGGACAAGACGGTGTACAGCAAGCTGATTTTCTCACCGGATGAGCTCGTTACAGGGCTGAAGGACAGCATTCCCGACATTGGGAATTATCGGTATGATCCGGTGGAGGACGGCGAAGGGAAGTTTGTGATGCATCCGCTGGTCGAAGGGAAATACCCGCTGTTCCGGGTCGATCTGGTGCTGTATTACAGCGAGCAGCGGATTGTCTCCTATACGGAGCAGCGGATTGAAATCAGTTCGATCGGGGAGGAAGAAGGGCAGCGGGTGCTGTCGGCCTCCAAGGCGCTGGGCAATCTGGTTGAGAACTATTTGCCAAATGACTCGGTTGTCAAATCGATTGAGCTCGGGTATTATGGGGAATTGTTCAACTCGGATGCGCAGGTAGCTGCCCCGGCATGGCGGTTTGTGCTGGAAAGCGGAGAGGTGTTCTACGTGCAGGGGATCAGCGGTGATGTCATCAGCGCCGGGAGTGATAAAACAAAGGAGTAA
- a CDS encoding acryloyl-CoA reductase: MSETFRALLVENEDTFKVGVKKVSLADLPEGDVLIKVAYSSVNYKDGLASIPNGKIVKTYPFIPGIDLSGYVVSSSNERFKPGQPVIATSYGIGVSHFGGFSEFARIPGEWVIPLPDGIDLKEAMIYGTAGFTAALSIQRLEENGMAPGLGKVLVTGATGGVGASAVAMLSVKGYEVVASTGKSSEVEYLKALGASEIIPRIEEEGDQPKPLNKQLWQAAIDPVGGQTLASILSRIAYRGSVAVSGLTGGTGVPTTVMPFILRGVNLLGIDSVFCPYDLRVKVWERMGRDLKPADMEPLISSEIALESLPQALDDILKSRTRGRVLVNMEA; this comes from the coding sequence ATGTCGGAAACCTTTAGAGCTTTGCTTGTAGAAAATGAAGATACCTTTAAGGTTGGCGTAAAAAAAGTCTCCCTGGCCGATCTGCCAGAGGGTGACGTTCTGATTAAGGTCGCTTATTCCAGCGTCAATTACAAGGACGGACTTGCCAGTATTCCAAACGGTAAAATTGTCAAAACGTACCCGTTTATTCCGGGCATTGACCTGTCCGGCTACGTTGTATCCTCCAGCAATGAACGTTTTAAACCCGGACAGCCGGTCATCGCCACCAGCTACGGCATCGGCGTTTCGCATTTCGGCGGTTTCAGCGAATTTGCGCGGATTCCGGGTGAATGGGTGATTCCGCTGCCGGATGGCATCGATTTGAAAGAGGCGATGATTTACGGGACGGCTGGTTTTACGGCGGCCTTGTCGATTCAGCGGCTGGAGGAGAACGGGATGGCTCCAGGACTCGGCAAAGTGCTGGTGACAGGCGCTACCGGCGGGGTTGGCGCATCGGCTGTGGCGATGTTGTCCGTTAAAGGCTACGAAGTGGTCGCCAGCACGGGTAAATCTTCGGAAGTGGAATATCTGAAAGCGCTGGGCGCCTCCGAAATCATTCCCCGGATTGAGGAAGAAGGAGACCAACCGAAGCCGCTGAACAAACAGTTGTGGCAGGCGGCCATTGATCCGGTCGGCGGCCAAACACTGGCCTCGATTCTAAGCCGCATCGCTTACCGAGGTTCCGTAGCGGTGAGCGGACTGACCGGCGGCACGGGAGTGCCGACAACAGTGATGCCGTTTATTTTACGAGGCGTTAACCTGCTGGGGATCGATTCCGTATTCTGTCCGTACGACCTTCGTGTGAAGGTATGGGAACGGATGGGCCGGGATTTGAAGCCGGCTGACATGGAGCCGCTGATCAGCAGTGAAATTGCACTGGAGAGCCTGCCGCAGGCGCTGGACGATATTTTGAAGTCACGGACGCGGGGGCGTGTTCTGGTGAATATGGAAGCATGA
- a CDS encoding DUF4097 family beta strand repeat-containing protein: protein MAEAAQQKFTFDKGIITEEITSKLQKVTISNENGTVELRRSTGTNIEIHTIVEVSRSTKEEAEDLASQSEVQVKQARGRNLSIGTGEFVLQVPGRPCIHMTISLPQTFDADLEGEIANGDVVMTDMPGTGKIKWVTDNGNQMISGTDADLTLQSDNGRIQIHDAGQDVKAEVSSGRIEAVQVGGVLDVKISRGQLDVNDAASFMEASVEAGDFNITSSIVGGNWRVSSELGDVTLAWPKEASVKVDASASLGQVQSDFDLKLNKNLAADSLNKGKYSIKASTLGQIQLQES, encoded by the coding sequence GTGGCAGAAGCAGCTCAGCAGAAGTTCACGTTTGACAAAGGAATCATCACGGAGGAAATCACCAGCAAGCTGCAAAAGGTCACCATTTCCAATGAGAACGGAACGGTTGAGTTGAGGCGGAGCACGGGTACAAATATCGAAATTCATACGATCGTGGAAGTGAGCAGGTCGACCAAGGAAGAGGCGGAGGATCTTGCTTCCCAGTCGGAAGTACAGGTAAAGCAGGCAAGAGGCAGGAACCTCTCTATCGGCACAGGGGAATTTGTCCTCCAAGTTCCTGGCAGGCCATGCATCCATATGACCATCTCGCTGCCGCAGACGTTCGATGCCGATCTGGAGGGGGAAATCGCAAACGGCGATGTGGTAATGACGGATATGCCGGGGACAGGGAAGATTAAATGGGTTACGGACAATGGTAATCAGATGATAAGCGGCACCGATGCCGACCTCACACTCCAGTCCGACAATGGCCGTATTCAGATTCATGATGCCGGACAAGACGTGAAGGCAGAGGTTTCAAGCGGCCGGATTGAAGCGGTGCAGGTCGGGGGAGTGCTTGATGTAAAAATCAGCCGTGGGCAGCTTGACGTCAACGACGCTGCCTCTTTCATGGAAGCTTCTGTTGAAGCCGGAGACTTCAACATTACAAGCAGTATAGTCGGAGGGAATTGGCGGGTGTCCTCAGAGCTGGGCGACGTTACACTGGCTTGGCCGAAGGAGGCCTCGGTAAAGGTGGATGCCTCAGCCTCGCTGGGGCAAGTTCAGTCGGACTTTGACCTTAAGCTGAACAAGAACCTGGCCGCCGATTCGCTGAATAAAGGCAAATACAGCATCAAGGCCTCTACGCTGGGGCAGATTCAGCTGCAAGAAAGTTAA
- a CDS encoding LysR family transcriptional regulator — protein MELRQLNTFCTVASTLNFTRAAEVLNYVPSNVTMQIKALEEELDVRLFDRLGKQLVLTAAGKRFLIHARSVLDKLDEARSVVHDSESLSGTLTISANEVICAYRLPAVFQRFRSQHPGVRLIFRSVPNQELKQTLFEGSSDIVYMLDEPIRSSGLAVEPLLEETFRLFAAPEHPLARQKELQLEDFHGEVFLTNEKGCPYRTMFDRSFEKEGIDSITYLEFQSAEAIKQCAISGIGIAFLPEIVTEAEVERGELVALPWRIPDLRVYTQMLWHKDKWLSPILLSFIEAAREVLA, from the coding sequence ATGGAGCTGCGTCAACTGAATACGTTCTGTACGGTTGCATCAACCTTAAATTTCACTCGGGCCGCAGAGGTGCTGAACTACGTGCCCTCCAACGTCACCATGCAAATAAAAGCCTTGGAGGAGGAGCTGGACGTTCGTCTCTTTGACCGCTTGGGCAAGCAGCTGGTTCTCACAGCAGCGGGTAAACGCTTTTTGATTCATGCCCGGAGCGTTCTGGACAAATTGGACGAAGCCCGCAGCGTTGTTCACGATAGCGAGTCTTTAAGCGGTACTCTGACGATAAGTGCCAATGAGGTTATTTGCGCGTACCGGCTTCCTGCTGTCTTTCAGCGCTTTCGTTCACAGCATCCCGGCGTTCGCCTGATCTTCCGCTCCGTTCCCAATCAAGAGCTCAAACAAACTCTCTTTGAGGGAAGCTCAGATATCGTCTATATGCTTGACGAACCCATTCGCTCGAGCGGACTTGCCGTAGAACCGCTGTTAGAAGAAACCTTCCGCCTGTTTGCTGCTCCGGAACACCCGCTTGCCAGGCAAAAGGAGCTGCAGCTGGAGGATTTTCATGGAGAAGTGTTCCTGACGAATGAAAAAGGTTGTCCCTATCGAACCATGTTTGATCGGTCATTTGAGAAAGAGGGCATTGATAGCATTACGTATTTAGAGTTTCAAAGTGCAGAAGCCATTAAGCAATGCGCTATTTCGGGAATCGGCATAGCCTTTCTCCCAGAAATCGTAACGGAAGCCGAGGTAGAACGCGGTGAACTTGTTGCCCTTCCCTGGCGAATTCCCGATCTTCGTGTGTATACACAGATGTTGTGGCATAAAGACAAGTGGCTTTCACCCATCCTGTTGTCTTTCATAGAAGCGGCAAGAGAAGTTCTGGCTTAA
- the walK gene encoding cell wall metabolism sensor histidine kinase WalK has product MKLPSFVRTIQARLIMIYVLLILIAMQLIGVYFVSAMKNSLISNFTKDLESRAELLSVLVAQNLGGTTAGTGAADESLDNLRVLANNLFNINGAEIQVLDASGKVLTTSKPAHADYVGRKNTQTVVSRALQGISDNEEYIIDDDDIRKKVVAKPVVSGGKIVGAVYIAASLSDLYSTMERINSIFISGLLIALVLTAILGVILAHTITSPIKELTKRATAVAEGDFNQVMPVLGSDEIGQLSHAFNYMTSRLRDALAQNEEEKEKLASILTNMSDGVIATDEAGKIILMNRRAAAMLQLEHDENGRDIADVLQLPSAQQEDLLQGTLPPALLETGGTPDEPSLVRVTFTPIHRRGLGIIGTIAVLQDVTEQEKLDTARREFVANVSHELRTPLTTIKSYTEALEDGALEHPELGPRFVHVIQNETERMIRLVTDLLHLSRLDSKEASLRKQQTDLREMLEDVEDRFAFQMKQKGITSHIQLEDEIDPVWMDRDQIDQVLDNLVSNAMKYTPEGGAITIGAAETSDGMVEISVQDNGIGIPKKDLSRIFERFYRVDKARSRNMGGTGLGLSIAREIVMAHGGKIELYSELTKGTKVTFTLPTRPEGGEQA; this is encoded by the coding sequence ATGAAGCTGCCTTCTTTCGTCCGCACGATTCAGGCGCGCCTGATCATGATTTACGTGCTGCTGATTCTGATTGCCATGCAGCTGATCGGCGTCTATTTCGTCAGTGCGATGAAGAATTCGCTGATCAGCAATTTTACGAAGGATCTGGAATCCAGAGCTGAGCTGCTGTCGGTGCTGGTGGCCCAGAATTTGGGCGGGACAACGGCCGGAACGGGAGCTGCTGACGAGTCTTTAGACAACCTGCGGGTGCTGGCCAACAACCTATTCAACATCAACGGGGCGGAGATTCAGGTGCTGGACGCAAGCGGCAAGGTGCTGACAACGTCCAAACCGGCCCATGCCGATTATGTCGGGCGCAAGAACACGCAAACCGTGGTCAGCCGCGCCTTGCAGGGGATCAGCGATAACGAGGAATACATTATTGACGATGACGATATCCGGAAAAAGGTCGTCGCCAAGCCGGTCGTCAGCGGCGGCAAAATCGTCGGCGCTGTCTACATCGCCGCTTCGCTGAGCGATTTGTACAGCACGATGGAGCGGATTAACAGCATTTTTATATCCGGTTTATTGATTGCGCTTGTGCTGACCGCCATTCTTGGCGTTATTCTGGCGCATACGATCACATCGCCGATCAAGGAGCTGACGAAGCGGGCGACCGCCGTGGCGGAAGGCGACTTCAATCAGGTCATGCCTGTGCTGGGCAGCGACGAGATTGGTCAGCTGAGCCATGCGTTCAACTATATGACGAGCCGGCTGCGCGATGCGCTGGCCCAGAATGAGGAAGAGAAGGAGAAGCTCGCCTCCATTCTGACGAATATGAGCGATGGCGTAATCGCTACCGATGAAGCCGGAAAAATCATCCTGATGAACCGCCGCGCAGCCGCCATGCTCCAGCTGGAGCATGACGAGAACGGCCGGGACATCGCGGATGTGCTGCAGCTGCCTTCGGCGCAGCAGGAGGATCTGCTGCAGGGCACGCTGCCGCCGGCCCTGCTGGAGACGGGTGGAACGCCGGACGAGCCTTCGCTGGTCCGCGTGACGTTTACGCCGATCCACCGCCGGGGATTAGGCATCATCGGCACGATCGCCGTGCTCCAGGACGTGACGGAGCAGGAGAAGCTGGACACGGCCCGGCGCGAGTTCGTGGCCAACGTGTCGCATGAGCTGCGCACGCCGCTGACGACGATCAAGAGCTATACGGAAGCGCTGGAGGATGGGGCTCTGGAGCATCCGGAGCTCGGTCCGCGTTTCGTGCATGTCATCCAGAACGAGACGGAGCGGATGATCCGGCTGGTTACAGATCTGCTGCATCTGTCCAGGCTGGACTCGAAGGAGGCCTCGCTGCGCAAGCAGCAGACCGACTTGAGGGAGATGCTGGAGGACGTGGAGGACCGTTTTGCTTTCCAGATGAAGCAGAAGGGTATCACCTCGCATATTCAGCTGGAAGATGAGATCGATCCGGTCTGGATGGACCGCGACCAAATTGATCAGGTGCTGGACAATCTCGTCTCCAATGCGATGAAATATACACCGGAAGGCGGGGCCATCACCATTGGAGCCGCCGAGACCTCAGACGGCATGGTCGAAATTTCCGTCCAGGACAACGGAATCGGCATTCCGAAGAAGGATTTAAGCCGGATCTTCGAGCGCTTTTACCGGGTGGATAAAGCAAGGTCGCGCAATATGGGCGGCACCGGTCTCGGTCTGTCGATTGCCCGGGAAATCGTAATGGCTCACGGAGGCAAGATTGAGCTGTATTCCGAGCTCACCAAAGGCACAAAGGTGACCTTTACGCTGCCTACCCGGCCTGAAGGGGGCGAACAGGCATGA
- the yycF gene encoding response regulator YycF — protein sequence MQGKILVVDDEQPIADILKFNLEKEGYEVILAFDGIEAVELAFSERPDLILLDLMLPGKDGMDVCREVRARLETPIIMLTAKDGEIDKVLGLELGADDYVTKPFSARELLARVKAQMRRQAKAQVTEEETPAAPQGIHLYDLFIDTDMYTVYKNGEPLDLTHREYELLYYMARNAGKVMTREHLLQAVWGFEYFGDVRTVDVTIRRLREKIESDPGKPEVILTRRGLGYLIRSTKNGGF from the coding sequence ATGCAGGGGAAAATCCTGGTCGTAGACGACGAACAGCCGATTGCAGATATTTTGAAGTTTAATTTGGAAAAAGAGGGCTACGAGGTCATTTTGGCCTTCGACGGTATTGAAGCTGTAGAGCTCGCTTTCTCGGAGCGCCCTGACCTGATTCTGCTCGACCTGATGCTGCCCGGCAAGGACGGGATGGACGTATGCCGCGAGGTACGCGCCCGGCTGGAGACGCCGATCATCATGCTGACCGCCAAAGACGGCGAGATCGACAAGGTGCTTGGCCTCGAGCTGGGAGCGGACGATTACGTCACCAAGCCGTTCAGCGCCCGGGAGCTGCTGGCCCGCGTGAAGGCACAGATGCGCCGCCAGGCGAAAGCCCAGGTGACGGAGGAAGAAACGCCGGCTGCCCCGCAGGGCATCCACCTGTATGATCTGTTTATCGATACGGATATGTATACGGTGTATAAGAACGGCGAACCGCTGGACTTGACGCATCGTGAGTATGAGCTGCTTTATTATATGGCCCGCAACGCCGGGAAAGTGATGACGCGCGAGCATCTGCTCCAGGCGGTGTGGGGATTTGAATATTTTGGCGACGTCCGGACGGTGGACGTGACGATCCGCAGGCTGCGGGAGAAGATCGAAAGCGATCCGGGCAAACCGGAGGTCATCTTGACCCGCCGGGGGCTGGGTTATTTGATCCGAAGTACAAAGAATGGCGGTTTCTAG
- a CDS encoding MBL fold metallo-hydrolase gives MGIRFTVLSSGSTGNATVIAYEDIKLMIDAGFSARRIDELLSEREVAGGELNGILVTHEHSDHIKGLGAVARKYNLPVYANELTWAAMEKHIGAIPDENRRVFGTGETKDFGSLRVESFPVSHDAAEPVGYCFYDGKEKLSVVTDLGYASDRVMQAISGSDVLVLEANHDVEMLRMGRYPWNIKRRILGDMGHLSNEAAGEVMSLLMNGRVKRTYLAHLSREHNMLDLAKMSVREAMEDRGCFFKDSEFKLCETYYDRPTPWDKVGDL, from the coding sequence ATGGGTATACGTTTTACGGTGTTGTCCAGCGGTTCAACCGGGAACGCGACGGTGATCGCTTACGAAGATATTAAACTGATGATCGATGCGGGCTTCAGCGCCCGCCGAATAGACGAGCTTCTTTCGGAACGGGAAGTGGCCGGCGGGGAATTGAACGGCATTCTGGTGACGCACGAGCATTCCGACCATATTAAAGGGCTTGGAGCAGTGGCGCGCAAATACAATTTGCCGGTCTATGCCAATGAGCTGACCTGGGCGGCGATGGAGAAGCATATCGGCGCGATTCCGGACGAGAACCGGCGCGTCTTTGGCACGGGCGAGACGAAGGATTTCGGATCGCTGCGGGTGGAATCTTTTCCGGTGTCGCATGACGCGGCGGAGCCTGTGGGCTACTGCTTCTATGACGGCAAAGAGAAGCTCAGCGTCGTGACCGACCTGGGGTATGCGAGCGACCGGGTGATGCAGGCCATCTCCGGTTCTGACGTACTGGTGCTGGAAGCGAATCATGACGTGGAGATGCTGCGGATGGGCCGTTATCCGTGGAACATCAAACGCCGGATTCTCGGCGATATGGGGCACTTGTCCAACGAAGCGGCGGGCGAAGTGATGAGCCTGCTGATGAACGGCCGCGTGAAGCGGACGTATCTGGCTCACCTGAGCCGCGAGCACAACATGCTCGACCTGGCGAAGATGTCCGTCCGGGAAGCGATGGAGGACCGCGGCTGCTTCTTCAAGGACAGCGAGTTCAAACTCTGCGAAACGTATTACGACCGCCCTACGCCATGGGATAAGGTGGGGGATTTATAA
- a CDS encoding M23 family metallopeptidase, whose amino-acid sequence MNDLNQEQVQKDQAQPGLMKFLKSRKVILSAGTVLLAGGIFLAGHQYVEANKVPYYHVYYNGQEIGGIKNTSQLEQAYKERQAELDKQYPDANIVLRTDSVTTELQKEYKADVDSKATLDKLEELLPYHAEGVEIKIGGETVAVVKDEAAAAEVLNEVSSKYVPGSAPVSTDSIKLTRLSASDSAVPTPLAKTKKTAAKTTSSSSVPQVESVKFVEKIEAEPFAGSADQVLSVEEAAKRLLQDKEESVTYKVKEGDTISEIAKRMGTTQKEIFQLNPGLSELKVQIGQELNIKKASHTLTVQSVERTYESVVTEPPVETRTNSKLAEGKTVIASPGAHGSKIMNYEVVKENGKVVSKQFIGQTVTKATSPKIIVKGTMKIVKASAKKTSASSSSSMFAWPISSPTITSPFGTRWGEMHKGTDMISSNYTIHAAADGKVTFTGVKTGYGNCIVIKHANGYETLYGHLSKISVSTGDNVSQGDKIGIMGSTGHSTGIHLHFEIHKNGELQNPTKYLN is encoded by the coding sequence ATGAACGATTTGAATCAGGAACAAGTTCAAAAGGACCAAGCCCAGCCTGGGTTAATGAAATTTTTGAAATCCAGAAAAGTGATCCTTAGCGCAGGAACCGTCCTGCTGGCTGGCGGCATCTTCCTTGCCGGTCATCAATATGTCGAAGCAAACAAAGTCCCTTATTATCATGTCTATTATAATGGCCAGGAAATTGGCGGCATCAAGAATACGTCCCAGCTGGAGCAGGCTTACAAGGAGAGGCAGGCCGAGCTGGACAAGCAGTATCCGGACGCGAACATCGTCCTGCGGACGGATAGCGTAACCACCGAGCTGCAGAAGGAATATAAAGCGGATGTGGACAGCAAGGCGACTCTGGACAAGCTGGAAGAGCTGCTTCCTTACCACGCGGAAGGCGTCGAGATCAAGATCGGCGGGGAAACAGTGGCCGTAGTGAAGGATGAGGCAGCGGCTGCGGAGGTACTTAATGAAGTATCAAGCAAATACGTCCCCGGTTCGGCACCAGTGTCGACGGATTCTATTAAGCTGACCCGTCTATCGGCCAGCGACTCGGCCGTTCCAACACCTTTGGCCAAGACGAAGAAGACAGCGGCTAAGACCACCTCTTCTTCCTCCGTTCCGCAGGTGGAGTCGGTCAAGTTTGTTGAAAAGATTGAGGCGGAGCCTTTTGCCGGCAGTGCGGATCAGGTTTTGTCCGTCGAAGAGGCCGCCAAGCGGCTGCTGCAGGACAAAGAGGAGTCCGTTACCTATAAGGTGAAAGAAGGAGACACGATCTCCGAAATTGCCAAACGGATGGGCACCACGCAGAAAGAGATTTTTCAGCTGAATCCGGGTCTGTCCGAGCTCAAAGTGCAAATCGGCCAGGAGCTGAACATTAAGAAGGCGAGCCATACGTTGACGGTTCAGTCCGTTGAACGCACTTATGAATCGGTTGTGACCGAGCCGCCGGTAGAGACCCGCACGAATTCGAAGCTGGCTGAAGGCAAGACGGTTATTGCTTCTCCGGGCGCGCATGGCAGCAAGATCATGAACTATGAGGTCGTTAAAGAGAACGGAAAGGTTGTCAGCAAGCAGTTCATCGGTCAAACCGTGACCAAGGCTACCTCGCCGAAGATTATCGTCAAAGGCACCATGAAGATTGTCAAAGCTTCAGCCAAGAAAACATCGGCGTCTTCGTCCTCCTCTATGTTCGCTTGGCCGATTTCTTCGCCGACGATCACAAGTCCTTTCGGCACCCGCTGGGGAGAGATGCATAAAGGCACAGACATGATCTCCTCCAACTATACGATTCATGCAGCGGCGGACGGCAAGGTTACTTTTACCGGGGTCAAGACGGGTTACGGCAACTGCATCGTGATCAAACATGCGAACGGCTATGAAACCTTGTACGGACACCTCAGCAAAATCAGCGTCAGCACCGGAGATAATGTGAGCCAGGGTGACAAAATCGGCATCATGGGCAGCACTGGGCATTCTACCGGCATTCACCTCCATTTCGAGATTCATAAAAACGGAGAACTTCAGAATCCGACGAAATATTTGAACTGA
- a CDS encoding YycH family regulatory protein, whose translation MKETLKSAALALLIAASLVQSYFLIYRLPGTNPVVKTENDYVATENMGAAMEASSMIFPKQLVVHLGDNKHTVFYPDSTFYNLIFSRLQGRQFDGFQRDVAQSRDWAKIRSEDEGIELEFGTGIPVPLLQKIMQIAPDPLFESESIDRIFLYSSKNEDKVHVFFFSVQGDVVYEAAKADLTVQDLKQHVDFGRSWMPYTLVDNTYYVPDKPIEMVESTLETGQYTLEQMQRSFFDPSITRNIREKDGSEIYTDSKRSLQVKQNRNWINYTDPAVPATGETSPDKNALSAVDFVNQHGGWSGRYRMELGEETDGKQTVRFQQYYDNYPIIDVPDFHYGIMKLEMREGTTTGYERSMLYVKTENQSKRIVQLPYGEDLQARVAAAAKNSRITALYPGYRPSMGEAGITLKAVWVLELEDGTVQVLQ comes from the coding sequence ATGAAGGAGACGCTGAAATCGGCTGCGCTTGCGCTTCTGATCGCGGCCAGTCTGGTGCAGAGCTATTTTCTTATTTACAGGCTGCCGGGTACGAATCCGGTCGTGAAGACGGAGAATGACTATGTGGCTACGGAGAATATGGGAGCTGCGATGGAAGCTTCCAGCATGATTTTTCCGAAACAGCTGGTCGTGCATCTGGGCGACAATAAACACACGGTTTTTTATCCGGATTCGACGTTCTATAATTTGATCTTCTCCCGCCTGCAGGGACGGCAGTTCGACGGGTTCCAGCGCGATGTGGCGCAAAGCAGGGACTGGGCGAAGATCCGCAGTGAAGATGAAGGCATCGAGCTGGAGTTCGGGACGGGCATCCCGGTGCCGCTGTTGCAAAAGATTATGCAGATCGCCCCGGATCCGCTCTTTGAGAGCGAAAGCATTGACCGGATCTTTCTGTACAGCTCCAAGAACGAGGACAAGGTGCATGTCTTCTTCTTCAGCGTACAAGGAGATGTTGTTTATGAGGCGGCCAAAGCCGATTTGACCGTACAGGATTTGAAGCAGCACGTAGATTTCGGGCGAAGCTGGATGCCTTATACACTCGTGGATAACACCTATTACGTGCCGGACAAGCCGATTGAGATGGTAGAGAGCACGCTGGAGACGGGCCAGTATACGCTGGAACAGATGCAGCGCAGCTTCTTTGATCCGAGCATTACCCGCAATATCCGGGAGAAGGACGGATCGGAGATCTACACCGATTCCAAGCGTAGTCTGCAGGTCAAACAGAACCGGAACTGGATCAATTATACCGATCCGGCGGTTCCGGCGACCGGCGAGACCAGCCCGGACAAGAACGCGCTGTCTGCGGTTGATTTCGTCAACCAGCACGGCGGCTGGAGCGGGCGTTACCGCATGGAGCTTGGGGAAGAGACCGACGGCAAGCAAACGGTCCGCTTCCAGCAGTATTACGACAATTACCCGATCATCGACGTGCCGGATTTCCATTACGGCATCATGAAGCTGGAGATGCGCGAAGGCACGACAACGGGGTATGAACGGTCGATGCTTTATGTGAAGACGGAGAACCAGTCCAAGCGGATCGTTCAGCTCCCTTACGGCGAGGATCTGCAGGCCCGGGTTGCGGCCGCAGCGAAGAACAGCCGGATAACCGCGCTTTATCCGGGTTATCGGCCGTCTATGGGAGAAGCGGGAATAACGCTTAAGGCGGTATGGGTGCTGGAGCTTGAGGATGGTACGGTGCAGGTCTTGCAATAA